One window of Halopelagius longus genomic DNA carries:
- the metX gene encoding homoserine O-acetyltransferase MetX, translating to MKTDSGTIDVGAFDFECGEEIPNLRVAYESYGEFDGDNAVLVCHALTGSQNVAGYGSETTGQARAWWNDIVGPGKAVDTNDYFVVCANVPGSCYGTSGPPSGGPDGEPYGTDFPPVTVGDWTRSQRLLLDELGVGRLHAVVGGSVGGMNALDWAKRYPDDVRRVASVAAAPRLDPQCLALDAIARRAITTDPNWNGGDYYDTSGEGGEGDESRNPSDGAQGPTNGLALARQLGHVMYLSKSSMEQKFGRRAAGRDATRDAFPTDPAASFFPYRDVESYLDYQAEKFVERFDANSYLYLTRAMDDYDLSEGYEDDTRAVAAYEGEALLMSFTGDWHFTTEQSEALAESFRDAEVPVAHHVVESDHGHDAFLVEPEKVGPPLRDFLDSGVSGRAIHDTDEEEEVDDGQQFAPVHNSLFSG from the coding sequence ATGAAGACCGACAGCGGAACCATCGACGTGGGGGCGTTCGACTTCGAGTGTGGCGAGGAGATACCGAACCTTCGCGTCGCCTACGAGTCCTACGGCGAGTTCGACGGCGACAACGCCGTCCTCGTCTGCCACGCCCTCACCGGCAGTCAGAACGTCGCGGGGTACGGCTCCGAGACGACCGGACAGGCCCGCGCGTGGTGGAACGACATCGTCGGCCCCGGCAAGGCCGTCGACACGAACGACTACTTCGTCGTCTGCGCGAACGTCCCCGGGTCGTGTTACGGCACCTCCGGCCCGCCGAGCGGCGGCCCCGACGGCGAACCGTACGGGACGGACTTCCCGCCGGTCACCGTCGGCGACTGGACGCGTTCTCAGCGCTTGCTCTTGGACGAACTCGGCGTCGGCCGCCTGCACGCCGTCGTCGGCGGGAGCGTCGGCGGCATGAACGCCCTCGACTGGGCGAAGCGCTACCCCGACGACGTGCGCCGCGTCGCCTCCGTCGCCGCCGCCCCGCGCCTCGACCCGCAGTGTCTCGCCCTCGACGCCATCGCCCGCCGCGCCATCACCACCGACCCGAACTGGAACGGCGGCGACTACTACGACACTTCCGGCGAGGGCGGCGAGGGCGACGAGTCGCGGAACCCCTCGGACGGCGCGCAGGGGCCGACGAACGGCCTCGCCCTCGCGCGGCAACTCGGCCACGTCATGTACCTCTCGAAGTCCTCGATGGAGCAGAAGTTCGGCCGCCGGGCGGCGGGACGGGACGCCACCCGCGACGCGTTCCCGACGGACCCCGCCGCCTCCTTCTTCCCGTACCGCGACGTGGAGTCGTACCTCGACTACCAAGCGGAGAAGTTCGTCGAACGGTTCGACGCGAACTCCTACCTCTACCTCACCCGCGCGATGGACGACTACGACCTCTCGGAGGGGTACGAGGACGACACGCGCGCCGTCGCCGCCTACGAGGGCGAAGCGCTCCTGATGTCCTTTACCGGCGACTGGCACTTCACCACCGAGCAGTCGGAGGCCCTCGCGGAGTCGTTCCGCGACGCCGAGGTGCCCGTCGCCCACCACGTCGTCGAGTCCGACCACGGCCACGACGCCTTCCTCGTGGAACCGGAGAAGGTCGGCCCGCCCCTCCGGGACTTCCTCGATTCGGGCGTCTCGGGCCGGGCGATTCACGACACCGACGAGGAAGAGGAGGTAGACGACGGCCAGCAGTTCGCGCCCGTCCACAACAGCCTGTTTTCGGGGTAA